In Fusarium oxysporum f. sp. lycopersici 4287 chromosome 4, whole genome shotgun sequence, a genomic segment contains:
- a CDS encoding transmembrane amino acid transporter, translating into MASPSRIPSEQPPRSASPSSFRPRSISASVPRADLTARLASPIPSQLGTTPPRGGSPRPDAAPRAENLEDLTQLPGSGTSAQGPGVSALAAALSNSLGQSPPRHGTPAARVATPPDSLTVSSARRSKFGNTDQLWLFQFTAASRNRGAGLGEDEFSSLKLQGGDVTRGIYKWTEQAEARAKYNRSKSFDLGRPEPEAEVLDINSIKVPGGFRRNHLRRNVQSPGPHGHPEDGHASPAPGQQRLFTSSFLEFLTIYGHFAGEELEEDDEDLGPNEYFSSGEDTDEYNSDDEREPMEDSALLTPSRRRRKRKVRGGTGNNSPMNAALLLLKSFVGTGVLFLPRAYLNGGMLFSNLILFGVAALSYYCFVLLVQTQLKVGGSFGDLGGALYGKHMRTLILASIVISQIGFVAAYTVFTAANLQAFVRAVSDCKSSISIQWLILIQMLIFLPFALLRDIGKLAFTALVADAFILIGLAYLLYYDILTLNANGISDIIMFNKKDWTLFIGTAIFTFEGIGLIIPVQESMRHPQKFPRVLLIVMIIITVLFIGMGAISYAAYGSHTETVVLLNLPQDNKMVNGVQFLYSVAILLSTPLQIFPAIRIAETELFTRSGKYNPWVKWQKNVFRFFVVMLCAAIAWLGADHLDKFVALVGNFACIPLVFIYPPMLHYKAIARTKFWKVADILLCIFGFIAMAYATTLTAMSWATAEPKHPGYCDEKGTMVGF; encoded by the exons ATGGCTTCTCCTTCGAGAATCCCATCTGAACAGCCTCCTAGGTCTGCTTCGCCCTCGAGCTTCCGACCTCGATCGATTTCCGCTTCGGTCCCTCGAGCTGATTTGACAGCGCGTCTTGCTTCTCCCATCCCGTCACAACTTGGAACTACACCTCCCAGAGGAGGTTCGCCACGACCTGATGCAGCTCCACGTGCCGAGAATCTCGAGGATTTGACCCAGTTGCCTGGAAGCGGGACCAGCGCCCAAGGACCTGGTGTATCTGCTCTCGCCGCTGCACTCTCCAACTCTCTAGGCCAGTCTCCTCCGCGACATGGCACTCCCGCAGCTCGCGTTGCTACTCCCCCCGATTCGCTCACAGTCTCCTCTGCTCGGCGGTCGAAATTCGGGAACACCGACCAACTATGGCTCTTTCAATTCACGG CAGCCAGCCGAAATCGCGGTGCCGGACTGGGCGAGGACGAGTTCTCCAGCCTGAAGTTGCAGGGAGGTGATGTGACTCGAGGTATCTACAAGTGGACCGAACAGGCAGAAGCGAGAGCAAAGTACAACCGCAGCAAGAGTTTCGATTTGGGACGGCCTGAGCCCGAGGCGGAGGTACTTGACATCAACTCGATAAAGGTGCCCGGTGGCTTCCGAAGAAACCATCTCCGTCGTAACGTCCAAAGCCCTGGTCCTCACGGTCATCCTGAGGACGGCCACGCCTCTCCTGCGCCGGGCCAGCAGAGATTGTTCACCTCAAGCTTCCTCGAATTCTTGACGATTTATGGCCACTTCGCTGGTGAGGAactggaggaggatgacgaagactTAGGACCGAACGAGTACTTCTCATCCGGAGAAGACACAGACGAGTACAACTCCGACGACGAGCGGGAGCCTATGGAGGATAGTGCCTTGTTGACACCTTCAAGACGCAGACGCAAGCGCAAGGTCCGCGGTGGCACTGGAAACAATAGTCCCATGAACGCGGCCTTGCTGCTTCTTAAGTCCTTTGTCGGTACCGGTGTCCTCTTCCTTCCTCGAGCCTATCTCAACGGAGGTATGCTCTTCAGCAACCTGATTCTCTTTGGCGTTGCCGCTCTGAGCTATTACTGCTTTGTGCTTCTCGTGCAAACACAGCTCAAGGTTGGAGGCTCTTTTGGTGATTTGGGTGGTGCACTTTACGGGAAGCATATGCGTACCCTCATTTTGGCTTCTATTGTCATCAGCCAGATCGGTTTCGTTGCCGCTTATACCGTATTCACTGCCGCCAATTTGCAGGCCTTCGTCAGGGCTGTTTCCGACTGCAAGTCCTCGATCAGTATCCAGTGGCTCATTCTTATCCAGATGCTCATCTTCCTGCCATTTGCTCTTCTACGAGATATTGGAAAGCTAGCATTTACTGCTCTAGTCGCGGATGCCTTTATTTTGATTGGTCTGGCTTACCTCCTGTACTACGATATTCTGACTCTCAACGCGAACGGTATCTCCGACATCATCATGTTCAACAAGAAGGACTGGACCTTGTTCATTGGAACTGCGATTTTTACTTTCGAAGGCATTGGTCTCATCATTCCCGTTCAGGAGTCGATGAGACACCCTCAAAAGTTTCCTCGGGTTCTTCTTATCGTTATGATTATCATCACAGTCCTCTTCATTGGCATGGGTGCCATCTCTTATGCTGCCTACGGTTCTCACACCGAAACTGTTGTCTTGCTCAACTTGCCTCAGGACAACAAGATGGTCAACGGAGTTCAGTTCTTGTACTCTGTTGCCATTTTGCTTTCTACACCATTGCAGATCTTCCCTGCCATTCGTATCGCTGAAACAGAGCTTTTCACTCGCAGCGGCAAGTATAATCCTTGGGTCAAGTGGCAGAAGAACGTCTTCCGTTTCTTCGTGGTGATGCTTTGCGCGGCCATTGCTTGGCTCGGTGCCGACCATCTGGACAAGTTTGTTGCTCTCGTTGGTAACTTTGCCTGCATTCCACTTGTCTTTATCTATCCT CCTATGCTTCATTATAAGGCGATTGCCCGTACGAAGTTTTGGAAGGTGGCCGACATCCTACTCTGTATCTTTGGATTTATCGCAATGGCGTACGCTACCACACTTACTGCGATGAGTTGGGCCACTGCGGAACCTAAGCATCCGGGATACTGTGATGAGAAGGGAACAATGGTTGGCTTCTGA
- a CDS encoding hypothetical protein (At least one base has a quality score < 10) encodes MTTPQQSDIKGVDNGGERQRNSITESHGGRGSVSVTMEPRHNKLGSISGVYIPVFLNIMSILMFLRFGQIIGKIGFVGILGLLVTAYSIDLLTTLSLSAIASNGEVKGGGAYYLISRSLGPEFGGSIGILFYLAQVLNASMNVVGLIDCVRLNLGAAFPSGYWTGYGLQTAALLLCTGLCFLGSATFSRASNALLAILSLAIVSIPVSAVFKAPFHDRDLGIHFTGPSLDTLTDNFLPHSGPQFKGLETFRDLFGILFPATSGIFAGASMSGDLKDPSRSIPHGTLWAMLTTFIIYFVVILSLAASTTHSSFLANDNVIPLVNLSQPVILAGECAVTFFSALMGLIGASKLFQAFARDKLLPGLGFFSKGTKHGDEPIYALLLTYVIAQLALFADLNQIATFISMGYQMTFFVMNLACFLLKVGSAPNFRPSFKFFTWQTAFLAGILSGFAMFFIDETYAAIAITVLVLLFLLIHYLSPPKHWGDVSQNLIYHQVRKYLLRLRPEHIKFWRPHIILLINNPRRQTRLIQFCNSLKKGSLYILGHVIVTDDFNSGVHEARLQQHAWTKYINEFSKIKAFVQLTMSPTITWGIRNLILSAGLGGMRPNIAVLGFYNMEELRKSNPKLRVPDVPVSLSSQMRRLPRSNGKAPERPRRRRGDTSARLMEGTLPTDVIRTENMMSPKEYLTILEDLALRYRLNIAVGCGFESLETPRKDGTNTKKYIDLWPIQMSAEVTSDGKSLLTTNFDTCKVNLL; translated from the exons ATGACAACACCTCAACAGTCAGATATCAAGGGAGTTGACAATGGGGGAGAACGACAACGAAATAGCATAACCGAGTCTCATGGCGGACGAGGATCGGTATCAGTCACCATGGAGCCACGGCACAACAAGTTGGGCAGCATCTCGGGTGTCTACATCCCTGTTTTTCTCAATATCATGAGTATTCTCATGTTTTTGCGATTCGGTCAAATTATTGGGAAAATCGGCTTCGTGGGCATCCTCG GACTTCTAGTTACAGCTTACTCCATTGACTTATTGACAACGCTTTCTCTATCAGCTATCGCATCCAATGGCGAAGTCAAGGGCGGTGGTGCATACTATCTTATCTCACGGTCTCTGGGACCCGAGTTTGGTGGTTCCATCGGAATCCTCTTCTATCTTGCTCAAGTTCTCAATGCAAGCATGAACGTTGTTGGTCTTATTGACTGTGTTAGACTAAATCTCGGTGCGGCTTTCCCCTCAGGTTACTGGACTGGCTATGGCCTCCAAACAGCTGCCCTGTTGCTTTGTACTGGTCTTTGTTTCCTAGGATCTGCAACTTTTTCGAGAGCCTCCAATGCTCTGCTTGCCATCCTGAGCTTGGCCATTGTCAGCATCCCGGTCTCTGCTGTCTTCAAGGCTCCCTTCCATGATAGGGATCTCGGGATTCATTTCACCGGACCTAGTCTTGATACCCTGACCGACAACTTCCTTCCTCACAGCGGCCCCCAATTCAAAGGCCTCGAAACGTTTCGTGATCTGTTTGGCATTCTCTTTCC TGCTACCTCAGGAATCTTCGCAGGTGCATCCATGTCTGGAGACCTAAAAGACCCAAGCAGATCGATCCCTCACGGAACGCTCTGGGCAATGTTGACAACCTTTATCATCTACTTTGTCGTAATTCTTTCACTGGCTGCGAGCACAACTCACTCATCTTTCCTGGCCAACGACAATGTCATCCCTCTCGTCAACCTCTCCCAACCTGTCATCCTCGCTGGTGAATGTGCAgtcaccttcttctctgctCTTATGGGCCTGATCGGTGCCTCCAAGCTGTTCCAAGCTTTTGCAAGGGATAAGCTTCTTCCAGGCCTCGGCTTCTTCAGCAAGGGCACGAAACATGGTGACGAACCGATTTACGCTTTGCTTCTGACTTATGTCATTGCACAACTGGCGCTGTTCGCTGATCTCAACCAGATCGCTACCTTTATCTCTATGGGATATCAGATGACTTTCTTCGTCATGAATTTAGCTTGCTTCCTTCTCAAAGTCGGGTCAGCCCCTAACTTCAGGCCAAGCTTCAAGTTCTTCACCTGGCAAACTGCTTTCCTTGCCGGCATCTTGTCAGGCTTTGCTATGTTCTTCATCGATGAGACTTATGCTGCTATTGCTATCACAGTGCTTGTGTTGCTATTCCTCCTCATTCATTACCTCAGCCCTCCTAAGCACTGGGGCGATGTCAGCCAAAACTTGATCTATCATCAAGTAAGGAAGTATTTGCTACGCCTGAGACCAGAACACATCAAATTCTGGAGACCGCATATCATATTACTTATCAACAACCCTCGCAGACAGACCAGGTTGATCCAATTTTGTAACTCACTCAAAAAGGGGTCGCTTTACATTCTTGGTCATGTCATCGTGACCGACGACTTCAATTCAGGGGTTCATGAAGCTCGGCTTCAACAACATGCTTGGACAAAATACATCAATGAGTTctccaagatcaaggctttTGTGCAGCTAACAATGTCCCCCACTATCACTTGGGGCATCCGCAATCTGATACTATCAGCCGGCCTTGGTGGCATGCGTCCCAACATTGCTGTGCTTGGATTTTACAACATGGAGGAACTGCGAAAATCAAACCCGAAGCTACGCGTACCTGATGTTCCCGTATCTTTGTCCAGTCAAATGCGACGGCTCCCTAGGTCAAATGGCAAAGCTCCCGAAAGGCCTCGGAGGCGACGGGGTGACACGTCAGCAAGGCTCATGGAGGGCACCCTACCAACAGACGTTATTCGTACCGAGAATATGATGTCTCCAAAAGAGTATCTGACTATACTAGAGGACCTTGCGTTGCGATATAGACTTAACATTGCAGTGGGGTGTGGCTTTGAATCACTTGAGACACCAAGAAAGGACGGAACCAACACCAAAAAGTACATCGACCTGTGGCCTATCCAGATGTCGGCCGAGGTTACTTCTGACGGAAAGAGTTTACTGACCACCAACTTTGATACATGTAAGGTGAATCTCTTGTGA